A window from Pokkaliibacter sp. MBI-7 encodes these proteins:
- a CDS encoding ABC transporter substrate-binding protein — protein sequence MALAHSKPLCTLLLSSALGLAATLPAFSMADNRQNDILSRHELRTCIWPQYYSISYSNPKTGELEGIDIDLAHELASRLGVNVQFIPSSHAEFAQDLSTGRCDIAMFGIAITPARQQQADFSQPYLASAMYAAVRSRNSRITDWQDMDQPGNLVIVQQGTYFENLMKQQLQQAKLVIVSQPQEREAWLKAGRGDAFLTDFPYGKQLIKENDWISLLRAPDGSPRFQYAYAVAKDQPNWLAAINQFVSDMKHSGRLKQLAEKHGLAPMLIP from the coding sequence ATGGCACTCGCTCACAGCAAACCACTCTGCACTCTGCTCTTAAGCTCAGCCCTGGGGCTGGCTGCCACATTGCCAGCGTTCAGTATGGCGGACAATCGCCAAAACGACATACTCAGCCGTCACGAACTGCGGACGTGCATCTGGCCGCAATATTATTCGATCAGCTATAGCAATCCCAAGACTGGCGAGCTAGAAGGCATTGATATTGATCTGGCGCATGAATTGGCCAGCCGCCTTGGGGTCAATGTGCAGTTCATCCCCAGCAGCCATGCTGAATTTGCGCAGGATCTCAGTACCGGCCGCTGTGACATCGCCATGTTTGGCATTGCCATCACCCCCGCCCGTCAGCAGCAGGCAGACTTCAGCCAGCCTTATCTGGCCAGCGCCATGTATGCCGCCGTGCGCAGCCGCAACTCGCGCATCACCGACTGGCAGGACATGGACCAGCCCGGCAATCTGGTGATCGTGCAGCAGGGTACCTACTTTGAGAATCTGATGAAGCAGCAGTTGCAGCAGGCAAAGCTGGTCATCGTCTCCCAGCCGCAGGAGCGTGAGGCCTGGCTGAAAGCCGGACGCGGTGACGCCTTTCTGACCGACTTCCCCTACGGCAAACAGCTGATCAAAGAAAATGACTGGATCAGCCTGCTACGCGCCCCGGATGGCAGCCCCCGCTTTCAGTACGCCTACGCCGTCGCCAAAGACCAGCCCAACTGGCTGGCAGCCATCAATCAGTTCGTCAGCGACATGAAGCACAGTGGCAGGCTCAAACAACTGGCGGAAAAACATGGCCTGGCGCCTATGCTGATCCCCTGA
- a CDS encoding PAS domain S-box protein, with translation MTKPLPRYQPAVPADNEAGRLAALHSYAILDTAAEQAFDDFTALAAQLCGTPLSLISLVDKDRQWFKSCLGLDDRETPRDMAFCAHAILTDELLIVPDALEDDRFADNPLVTGPPHIRFYAGAPLITPGGFRIGSLCVIDQQPRALSEAQGNALKRLARQVINKLELLQKLKREQTLEALARHQTSNALRHQQALRALNDIAGLPGSDRLASLRHALAMGSDYFKLPFAIISRIEGDDYEVLLHSSPPDTLQDSQHFALGITYCQLVTERGSTIAIHHMRDSIHASHPCYSSFKLEAYIGTPVVVDGKVFGTLNFSSPTPRDEPFDEAELEFLRLFARWTGTMLEQHLQDEQQRSALQRLQKIAAHVPGMVFQYRRRADGTRHFPYISEGVREIYGLSPEQLQNDASPVFGLIHEDDAEETMNSIQQSAATLQPWHYQYRANHPQKGVIWLDGNATPERLEDGSTLWHGFITDITERRRQQEEIVRSRSYLQAILDSSTEVAMIATDPVGIISYFNTGAERLLGYSAAELVGKTSPAVFHVQEEIEAHGRYLSERYGYPISGFDVFITEAQKRGSETRQWTYICKNGEHRQVRLTTTRIQDSEGNIQGFLGVAIDMTALIETSEALLESENRYRGMLQNLPGMVYRRHADPLQPFSYCSDAFSDLTGYALTQLSAQTPASLIHPADQQRVQLQMEEAISHQHAYDISYQLLHADGRLIWVQDRGRAEYDEQGQLRWLDGFLQDISERKKVELMKSEFVSIISHELRTPLTSIYGALDLIHGQVVGQAPATMAAMLDVAWDNSQRLCQLVDDLLDMDKIVAGKLSIHPHRQRLPPIITEACRSSSGYASKYQVQFHIGPLADVEVMVDSVRLHQVLLNLLSNAAKFSHQGGRVDIGTELQDGQVKVWVQDHGCGIPDAFRSRLFQKFSQVDASSTRRAGGTGLGLAISRELVEQMSGQIGFDSVEGQGSTFWFMLPVLSPAGEGETS, from the coding sequence GTGACCAAACCACTCCCGCGTTATCAACCCGCTGTCCCTGCAGATAACGAAGCCGGCCGACTGGCCGCCCTGCACAGCTACGCCATTCTCGACACCGCGGCCGAGCAGGCCTTTGACGACTTCACTGCGCTGGCCGCGCAGCTGTGTGGCACTCCCCTTTCCCTGATTTCACTGGTCGATAAAGACCGGCAGTGGTTTAAAAGCTGTCTGGGGCTGGACGACAGAGAAACACCCCGGGACATGGCCTTCTGTGCCCATGCCATTCTCACCGACGAGTTACTGATCGTGCCGGATGCACTGGAGGATGACCGCTTTGCCGACAATCCACTGGTGACCGGCCCTCCCCATATTCGCTTCTACGCCGGTGCGCCGCTGATCACCCCCGGCGGTTTCCGCATTGGCTCGCTGTGCGTCATTGACCAGCAGCCACGCGCCCTCAGCGAGGCGCAGGGCAACGCCCTCAAACGGCTGGCGCGGCAGGTGATCAACAAACTGGAACTGCTGCAGAAGCTCAAGCGCGAACAGACACTGGAAGCACTGGCCCGTCATCAGACCAGCAATGCCCTGCGCCATCAGCAGGCACTGCGCGCACTCAACGATATTGCCGGATTGCCCGGCAGTGACCGGCTCGCCAGCCTGCGCCATGCGCTGGCAATGGGCAGTGATTACTTCAAACTGCCCTTTGCCATCATTAGCCGTATTGAAGGAGATGACTACGAAGTACTGCTGCACTCGTCGCCTCCCGACACCCTGCAGGACAGTCAGCACTTCGCCCTGGGCATCACTTACTGCCAGCTGGTTACAGAGCGAGGTAGTACCATTGCCATCCACCATATGCGTGACTCGATCCACGCCAGCCACCCCTGCTACAGCAGCTTCAAACTGGAGGCCTATATTGGCACGCCTGTGGTGGTGGACGGCAAAGTCTTCGGCACCCTGAATTTTTCCTCCCCTACCCCACGGGACGAGCCATTTGATGAGGCTGAGCTGGAGTTCCTGCGGCTGTTTGCCCGCTGGACAGGCACCATGCTGGAGCAGCATCTGCAGGATGAGCAGCAGCGTTCTGCACTACAACGCTTACAGAAGATTGCCGCCCATGTGCCTGGCATGGTGTTCCAGTACCGCCGGCGGGCCGACGGCACCCGTCACTTCCCCTATATCAGTGAAGGGGTGAGGGAGATTTATGGATTATCGCCGGAACAGCTGCAGAACGATGCCAGTCCGGTATTCGGGCTGATCCATGAAGATGATGCTGAAGAAACAATGAACAGCATCCAGCAGTCCGCTGCGACACTGCAGCCCTGGCACTACCAGTATCGTGCAAACCATCCGCAGAAGGGCGTGATCTGGCTCGATGGCAATGCCACCCCGGAACGTCTGGAGGACGGCTCCACGCTCTGGCACGGCTTTATTACTGATATCACCGAGCGCCGTCGCCAGCAGGAAGAAATTGTCCGATCCCGGAGCTACCTGCAGGCGATTCTCGACTCCTCCACCGAAGTGGCCATGATCGCCACCGACCCGGTTGGGATCATCAGCTATTTCAATACTGGCGCAGAACGGCTGCTGGGCTATTCCGCAGCGGAGCTGGTAGGCAAAACCAGCCCCGCCGTCTTCCATGTGCAGGAAGAAATCGAGGCCCATGGCCGATATCTGAGCGAACGGTATGGCTACCCCATCAGTGGTTTCGATGTATTTATCACCGAAGCTCAGAAAAGAGGCAGTGAGACGCGGCAATGGACGTATATCTGCAAGAATGGTGAGCACCGTCAGGTCAGGCTGACCACCACCCGTATTCAGGACAGCGAAGGCAATATCCAGGGCTTCCTCGGTGTCGCCATCGACATGACGGCGCTGATTGAGACCAGCGAAGCCCTGCTGGAAAGTGAAAACCGCTATCGTGGCATGCTGCAGAACCTGCCGGGTATGGTCTACCGTCGCCATGCCGACCCCTTGCAGCCTTTCAGCTATTGCAGCGATGCCTTCAGTGACCTGACCGGCTACGCACTGACCCAGCTGAGCGCACAGACACCCGCCAGTCTGATTCATCCTGCCGACCAGCAGCGAGTGCAGTTACAGATGGAAGAGGCGATCTCTCACCAGCATGCCTACGACATCAGCTACCAGCTGCTGCACGCCGATGGTCGTCTGATCTGGGTGCAGGACCGCGGCCGGGCCGAGTATGACGAACAGGGCCAGTTACGCTGGCTGGACGGCTTCCTGCAGGACATCAGTGAGCGTAAGAAGGTCGAACTGATGAAGAGTGAGTTTGTCTCTATCATCAGCCATGAGCTGCGTACCCCGCTGACCTCCATTTATGGCGCTCTGGACCTGATCCATGGTCAGGTCGTCGGCCAGGCACCTGCGACCATGGCCGCCATGCTCGATGTGGCCTGGGACAACAGTCAGCGTCTGTGCCAGCTGGTGGATGATCTGCTGGACATGGACAAGATCGTCGCCGGCAAGCTCTCCATTCATCCGCATCGCCAGCGGCTGCCGCCGATTATTACCGAGGCCTGCCGCAGCAGTAGCGGCTATGCCAGCAAATATCAGGTGCAATTCCATATCGGCCCACTGGCCGATGTGGAGGTCATGGTGGACTCAGTGCGCCTGCATCAGGTACTGCTGAACCTGCTGTCCAACGCCGCCAAGTTTTCGCATCAGGGCGGGCGGGTCGATATAGGCACGGAGTTGCAGGATGGGCAGGTAAAAGTCTGGGTGCAGGACCACGGCTGCGGCATTCCCGACGCATTTCGCTCCAGGCTGTTCCAGAAGTTCAGTCAGGTGGATGCGTCGTCAACGCGACGTGCGGGAGGCACCGGGCTGGGTCTGGCCATTTCCCGTGAGCTGGTGGAACAGATGAGCGGACAGATCGGTTTTGACTCAGTAGAGGGTCAGGGCTCAACCTTCTGGTTTATGCTGCCTGTTCTGAGCCCCGCCGGGGAAGGTGAAACATCATGA